A window from Fragaria vesca subsp. vesca linkage group LG5, FraVesHawaii_1.0, whole genome shotgun sequence encodes these proteins:
- the LOC101294272 gene encoding adenylate isopentenyltransferase-like has protein sequence MTLNPFPAHQYYNIPTSKHFLPSPPLNLTPPPSLPHNPKRWARMDSGPASSPPQKDKLVVIMGATGAGKSRLSIDLASRFPSCSFEVINSDKIQVYKGLDITTNKIPFPDRRGISHHLLGELDPLDGELSPADFRRLAGRAVYDIATRKRVPMLVGGSNSLIHALLVDRFEPGVNVFENGAELASSELRYDCCFLWVDVSLVVLAEYLLKRVDEMLESGMYEELAEFCATEDDEEVRTGLRKAIGVPEFSRFFKQFPPGRVHDQLRRGAAYNDAVKAIKDNTCQLAKKQIGKILRLKGSAKWDLQRLDATEAFRAVLSSDGRRWSEIWEEQVVEPSVKIVKQFLAEE, from the coding sequence ATGACACTTAATCCCTTCCCAGCTCACCAATATTATAATATTCCCACGTCCAAACATTTCCTCCCCTCGCCGCCGCTCAACCTCACTCCCCCACCATCTCTCCCCCACAACCCTAAACGCTGGGCCCGAATGGACTCCGGCCCAGCTTCCAGCCCACCACAAAAGGACAAGCTCGTCGTCATTATGGGCGCCACCGGCGCCGGCAAGTCCCGCCTCTCCATCGACCTCGCCTCTCGCTTCCCTTCCTGCTCCTTCGAAGTCATCAACTCTGACAAGATACAAGTCTACAAAGGTCTCGACATCACCACCAACAAGATTCCCTTCCCCGACCGCCGAGGGATCTCACACCATCTCCTCGGCGAGTTGGACCCACTCGACGGGGAGCTCTCCCCCGCCGACTTTAGACGGCTGGCTGGTCGAGCCGTCTACGACATTGCTACCAGAAAGAGAGTGCCTATGCTGGTGGGAGGTTCCAACTCTCTCATTCACGCTCTCCTCGTCGACCGGTTCGAACCGGGCGTCAATGTGTTTGAAAACGGCGCCGAGTTGGCGTCGTCGGAGCTCAGGTACGACTGCTGCTTTCTCTGGGTTGATGTGTCGTTGGTGGTTCTGGCCGAGTATTTATTGAAGCGAGTGGACGAAATGCTTGAGTCCGGAATGTACGAAGAGTTAGCCGAGTTTTGCGCCACCGAGGACGACGAGGAGGTTCGAACCGGGTTGAGAAAGGCTATCGGAGTGCCGGAGTTCAGCCGGTTTTTTAAACAGTTCCCGCCGGGAAGAGTTCATGATCAGCTGCGGAGAGGAGCAGCGTACAACGACGCGGTAAAGGCCATAAAGGACAACACGTGTCAGTTGGCCAAGAAGCAGATTGGAAAGATTCTACGGCTCAAAGGTTCAGCCAAGTGGGACCTACAGAGGCTAGACGCGACGGAGGCGTTCAGGGCGGTGCTGTCGTCAGATGGGAGGAGGTGGTCGGAGATATGGGAGGAACAGGTGGTTGAACCAAGCGTGAAAATTGTGAAGCAATTCTTGGCGGAGGAGTAG